A window of Miscanthus floridulus cultivar M001 chromosome 12, ASM1932011v1, whole genome shotgun sequence genomic DNA:
ACCTTCAACAACTAAGATAAGATTAAACTCATATAACTCCACATTAATATAAACATGGCTCACTATGAGTCAAATCTAAACGGGGGCGGGTGCCACACCACTTGTCCCATTTTATTTCTAGAGGTGGGTACAATCTGGGTGGGGTGTGTGTATGGGGAGGGGGTTGTTTGCCCCGCCCGCGTCTTACGGGGAACAAAGTTGTTAGACCCAAATTGCTCCAAAGCTTTCACATCATCGACTGTGTCCATTACAAACTTTTTTCACGAGTCGCATCTCGTAAAACGAGCGAAACAGTCTATCCTAGAAAAACGGTGCATCTTTAGGGCCATGGCGAAAACACTCGTCCTTGTACAATCCTAGAAAAACGGTGCATCTTTAGGGCCATGGCGAAAACACTCGTCCTTGTACATTTGGTGAGACCAAGTTTAACCAACACTTCGCTAACAAACGGTTCACAAAGGGACGTCGGGACCACTCTGACTTTTAAGTCAAGAAACACTACAGCTTCACAGTGGTTCGAGCAGATTTGCTAGTGCTAAAAAAAGGTAGATGTGGCCCAAGTCCCATCTTCAGAGCCCTAAAAAAATTTAAAAGTACAGCCACAGCACTTTTCACTGAAGAAGTGATGACGCATCTACATACAACAGCAAGGTACTTCGAAATTACATTTAGGCCTGGTTTAAATTCATTACctaaagttttagggtgtcacGTCATATATTACATGGGTGTTTGgataaaaataaattatagaatccgttcgcttgacgaatttattaaacctaattaatcagtCACTAGCATATGTGTTACTGCAGCACTttgttgtcaaatcatagactaattaggcttaaaagattcgtctcgtaatgtAGTcgtaatctatgtaattagttattttttagtctatatttaatacttcatatatgTGTCCAatcattcgatgtgatagggtgtaaagtctgttcgtttggctgtggcttgtcgtaaatgatcgtaaatttctagctagaacagtatttttctctcacacaaactaaccagcagtactttttcacgaactagcaacgatacgaaccagctgaAGAGGCCGTAAACAAGGGCTTAGTTCGGTACTGTCACGCTGATCAAGAGCTCCGCACCACCTGCAGGCATTACAACCACGAGCCCCTCGTCGGCACTCGGTGAGATGGAGTAGGACACGTGCACGGGTTTGCTCCCCTCCAGCGCCAGGTCCTCGAGACCGGCCTCGCTCCACTGCGCGACCCGAGCCGCGAGTCCGTGTCCATGCCCAAGGCAGGCCTCGCGATCACCGCAGGTCTGGACGTGCAGCCCCTTCGAGCTGTCGCGGGCCATAACCGTGAATCGCGGGGGCTCCTTGGCGCCGCCGAGCCTCTTGCTGGCCATGCCGACGCAGGCCGCGGCGAGCGCGCGGTGGTCGGACGTCGTGTCGGGAGCCCCGAAGAGCACGGTCGTCGTGCTGTCGTCGGCAGCGGTGGCGGTCGCAATGCCCAGCGTGGAAGTGCCGGACTTGACGCGCTTGGCGGTGCCTGGGCTCTGGATGTAGTGCGTGTACTGGATCACCGGGTGGGCGACGTGCTTGCTCTGCGCTTGCATCTCCGTGTTCTTGCGAGCCCACGACTTGAGGAAGCCGATGAGGGACAGCGGGTCGGCGAGCAGCAGGCTGCAGCTGACGCCGATGGCGTAGCCGCCGTCCAGGAATCGTGTCAGCTGCGAAGGCATTAAAACATGAAAGTGTTGTGAGTTGGGTTATTAGATCTGGTTGTGGCTCGTGAGTAGTTACTTGTGACTGATGACTGTACCTGAATGAACAACGGGGCACAGATGTCGGGCTCGTGCACGTCCACGTCGGTCCACTGCGCCAGCGCGGCCTCCTTCCTCTCCCGGTCGACGCCCCTCGCCTCCAGGAACTCCGCCATGGTGGCCTCCACCGAGGCCTGGACCAGCCGCACGCCGGTGTCCCTGAGCTTCACCTCCCAGAGgcgcccgtcgtcgtcgtcgttgccgtCGCCATGGCGGCGCAGACGCCCTGCCATCTCCGGGTGGTCGACCAGCGCCGCGCAGAGTGACTCCTTCACCCACGCCGCACGCTCCCTCGCCGCGGCCTCCACCTCGGCGCCCGCGCCGCGGTAGTAGAGCACGGCGCGGAAGCGGCGCTGCAGCTCCGCGGCGGTGAGCGGCGGCCCGGACACCGCGATGGGCAGTGACTTCCCCGCCCCGGCCATGCGCATCGGGACGGCGGTCTGGAGGGACTCGACGTGGACAAGCATGGGCGCCGATGCGGCCATTTCGGCGTGCTCCTTGCTGCCCTCTGGCCGGCAGAAAGAATAGGAAGTTCTTGGCCAGAATCCAGAACTACAAGGAGTATATGGTGCGTATTCGAGCCTAGGAGCAGGGCTCACTTTATATACGTGCCAATACAATtgccaatgtttttttttttttgttgcggACATTTCTTTCAAAATTTGTAAAATTTCTTGTATGGATACTTCAGTACCGAATATTGTAGAATGTTGGTGTGGTTAAGTGGCTTGTTCCAAAGTTAGGACGGTCCTAAATTCAGTGTAGACTTTGTTAGTTTGAGTTGGGCGCTTGGTATAACTATCACTTGGGAGTTGCCGAGTTGGTACAAAATAGTTTGGGTTTTGGCTAGCTACTCTTGGCAGTTTGATGGTTTTACTAATGCCTAGGCGGTGCAGGTTCAGCCGTTGAGGTCACGCATATGGTATGCGCTTATTTCAAGAAGTTGGTTACTTGctttgctgaagtgcattttttttttgtaacGATCAATCCATGCAAGTTGCCAAGTTGGTGCTGAAAAGTTGGTACAAGTTGGTGCTGAAAAGTTGGTACTAGTGTACTACTAACTCTGACGAGAAGAGAGGAAGATCACCTTCTGTTCCGGCTGGTTCTCTGTGATGGCAGGAGAAGCAGGAATGCCAAATCACTGGATTGTACTAGCAAGTGACTGGATAAAGGCAGGCAGAAATCATCTGAGCAAGGGCGACCAGAGGGTGTGTGTGTTATGATTCATTATCCTCATTCCCCAATAGTGTACATCAGTTTTCACCATATAAAATTCAGTATAATATTAAGTttgccccccacccccacccaaaTGGATCCGGAAGGGAATGAAGCACAATGAACAGTAATGTCTATGCTTCTAAAACTCTTCCATTTCACATGTTACTAACTAAGCTCAATTACCGCCAACTGCAACATTTATATTCACTGATTCGAAGTTTTACAGTAACTTAGCATGCGTAGACAAAACAACCATCTCGTGGTGCACAGAAACACGTAGCAATCTAAAGAATTTCCCTCCCCATTTTCTCCACAGCTCGTCCACAAACTGAAGATACCACACCAATGCGAAAGCAAACAGCTAGCATTACGACTACAAATGACGGATCAACAACACAGGGCTATAGTGACAATCCACAAATGAATTCTAACTATCAACCTATCGCTaattcaacgatctcgtgatgcgaactgttcgtaagagcgctcgatatcagctaaaacagtcaattcagacatagcgcacagttaaagtcatgtccTCTtaagaacagatctaccaaataacaattcctactccacggtgctaacagtgaggtgtgaggcagaatcacacaggctgtaATAACGGGCAATGGAACTgttttcgctaaccaatagatctactcaagatcaaacacgtcttaaccgcacgctatgcacgatcaagattgatgtaaaacaaccgataaagcataactcattgtttaaagtacatattagattagttttaaattaacaaacgatgggttaaaaaggatataaggccgatctagatcaatcccaatcggacaaagtgatattgctgtaattaaataaataatgaaagcaataaggaaTATCAATAACTTAATTAATCTATCCGAAtaaacaccacccttagatagagccgataacttgatcttgatctagttcatgcagtgggggtcgatcggatcaaTGCAACCATACttaaactaggcaagaatcgataactaacttataccagagtcgcagtggaggttgaccggatcgatgcagtcatatgaacagaggtataagccatgatgatacttacaacaagcagtggaggttgaccggatcgatgcagccgtacttgctgaagaactcaccgagatttactctactcctactcctaagggatggtcggagccaaaaaagtaaatgacttgtatattggattgattgtgtgttttacaatagccggggtttgatatttatacccaggacctgcgcatgactcctgtctaggcatgactcatcataatttttgaccctagagaaaacattcctaatttaagataacttggactcttttttccctttttgtagagtccaacatgactcgtcctggcgccgatcatagTCTTTGTCGTTATCCGTtggtgctatctgaagaaagccattTCCAGTTTTGCATCTGAATTAACTGGTTccgatctgcatgcaattgattccttgatgacataatcttgggaactttcgagtccctgtgactattcttccaaattttggtgtaaacacatgcccctcaattttaggataaaagtaattttatttcaaaattatcacgtctgtgcTCCCGATAGGTTTGCAGTCACgagtaaagaatcttgatctggggtctactgtttgtcgtcACCTAtgccagctcatgagcccatgcttcaaaaacttttacgagagcatcattgcttcacgggcacttgaatTCATCCTTCCAgtccggctataaaatgtctatccgaccctagcgagagcaactcaacaattcagccatattTCTCTTCTACCAGTCTCCTCGAATGCTCCcgactccgctggaccctccatggtctatccttttgcgatgaagatcttgagcggctagaagaattcttatgcatagggtgattgtgtctcccatcttagcaccttgtcgagcaagagaattagctactacggttagaagaatccttATGATATCACCtaggtcttctctccatgctcacagagctgttctagtgtttgcaagggctaaaatacgTGGACACTTTCCTCTTGTTTGCTTAATCAAATGCCCATCGGAAAAACCACAAGCTTCATTCCAGCGGCTTCGAGAAATTAGCTAGGCATTTGTTAGACAATCGGCTTTTTCCTTCTCTATCATAATTTTATtaacgggccgatgtgacttggtttatgatgactttCAGCCCTATGGGGATTCAAACTTCTTTCAATCCAAAgaggccttggtgggttgattgttggtcaatgtaaatcttttgcATCTATCCCATGGCATTCTGTAACTTGGGAGAGCAATAAATCCAAATCTGTTATTTCTTCGTTATCTGTTCCCTAAATTCTCGAAGCGTCAATCCTTTTCtgtatctgatttcaatttcacactgttggcgaaatctatctttctgccttcccgggctatatatacaagccacggctggggatcgaaaaacaactcgcttcacctcaaaccttccgcatccttagtatagttcctactTCTTCGTaggcttgagatcatggagaatagcaagaatAGCAAGAAgtttgctgaggaggccctcaatgaaCCTGCATCATCGTGTCTGCGCCTTCATCGTCAGGAGGGTAAAACTCATGGTGCCCCCTCTACCTCAGGGAATAGGACCAATTCCGTTCGGCCTTTAGGGTCCTCTTCGTTAACAGCTTGTCGCCAACTCCCTTGTTATCAAAGAAGGCAGATTGACAACGACGATCTACTTGCCTCTATTGATCGGCTTGGCTAGAGTCTCGCTGAATGTCTCTCCCTCgcagaatcggctctggccatggttcgatgtcgatcacctcccgaggctgattcagtggaggataggttggctaaggccgaggccagaatcatgggtgagatatctGTCATGACCTTtgctccttttcactttcatctTCAAGATTCTGATCACCTTCCCTTTAAATCTTCTTAGATTTGTCTGCCCAACTAGAGAGCCTCTGATTGGCTGCGGAGCACACGGCAGGATTCGTCAACGCTAGAGGCGTCGCCCCATTGGTTCGCCTGCACAATATCCCAAATCGCGTCAGGGAGATCGCTTTGTATGGCGTTTGCCATGGTGTCGCCATGGCGCTGGCTTCTGCGCAAGCTCATTTTGGTCATGAACTTCGGTTTCTCCCCCATGGTTTTCCATTAGCGGcgcaccctggggatcatgaatgcctgattgaggatttcttcagtgcTACTAACTCTATAGCCTTTATCTCCTAGGCCAATGATATAATAGCCAAAGTGTTTTccggcccgtagtttgtaataggtgatattagcaaacaattcctctgtcttgagtgattttttcttttgtttcatacttcatactatatgcatcactttgtccatgtttgctttgctcctacgggtgatacacattgtaccgACTTATACCCTTCTAGGTTTATTTTCGCACCAAAAGCAATACCCTTCTGGTAACTGCTATTAGAGCTATCgaccgagcaaattggttgtcaagtattaatccaaatattagggtaatatttttttaaatattcttcatTCAATTGCTCTACCGAATCCTTCTTCCCCtttcagtgtttccaaaatataaataTTACCCGGCGCACAATGCTTGAtacgataaggtccttcccaattagttgACCACGTTGCCAGATTTGTTGTCCTTTGACCTGATTGGCAATTTTACTCTCCAAACCAAATCTTTCTCAGAGAATTGCtcattcttgacctttttattgtaatattttgcaaccctcagtttattggcttcgatatttttaAAACCAcatagccgaaggcaactcaagtcttccaaaTTATCTattataagattcttgtagactttggttGATAAATCATTCTGTAGTGTAACACACCTCGATCTAGTCCGAACTTCCTAAGGAAGAACTatattatggccatacacaatatcgtaaggtgacattttaattgatccatggcaggccatcctatatgcccatagtgcctcatttagcgtcgaatgccacttccttggctgttcctcaatctttttcttgatcagcttaatcataatctggttggacgtctctgcctgaccattagcctaggcatagtaaggagaggaattcaGTAGTTTGATcctcatactggcagcaaaacctccaaactcttctgatgtgaacattgttccttgatctatagttatagtttgaggaatcctaaaataatacacaatgtgttccctaacaaaatcaatcatgttctttgaggttaccatcttcgaAGGAATTatctcaacccatttagtgaagtaatctgttgctaccaatatgaacttatgtcctttgcttgaaggcggaaaaatctagccaattaaatcaattccctatccttgaaatggccatggtttgattattggattcatggccgaggCAGGTGATCTCTGGACGTTATCAAAACGTTGATAGTCCTGgtaccccttgtaatattcaaaacaatcttccaacattgttggctagaaatatcaAGCTCTGTGGATAATCCATtttatcttataagccgattgatgagctccatatatcacttcatgcacctcacccatcaacaccttagcttcttcctgGTTTAGGCATTTAAGCAACATCCCATTGACTGTTTTATagtataactgatcatctaacaaaacatacttaaccaatttataccttagctttctggtaactttctaaGATGGATCTCAAAGGTAATCGACCATTTCGACTCTCCAGtcatcacttgaggtttcactactcaagacttcttgaaacactcgatatcttgatgctctcggaatatgttgaaaagagatatgaagaaactccttgagtaacttttgacactcatcatagtatcctttcaaagtctcttctttgcactcatataggctgatcaactgattaatgattaactatgaatctccaaacacttcaattgcttcagcctttacttcatgaagaagttgaagtcccttgagaatagcttcGTACTCCACTTGATTATTAGTAATCACTGGCTCAAttagaagagcaaactcaaaacttgccccctgaggcaaaataataacaataccaatgccactacCCTGCttacatgatgacccatcaaagaataacatccaaggcatcggttctacataaccaatgcttggcttatgatgctgggtgacaaaatcaaccattacttgtccttttactgctttagccgattcgtacttcaaaTCAAATTtcgataacgcaagaatccacttcttcactcttccattcagtattggcattgataacatgtgcttaaccacatcggCCTTGGAAACAATTgtacactcggccgataataagtagtgtcgcaatttagtgcaagagaaatataagcactagcataactttttggtgggagaacATCTCATCTCTGGATctagtagtcttctactcagatagaaaacaa
This region includes:
- the LOC136498590 gene encoding protein ECERIFERUM 2-like, whose product is MAASAPMLVHVESLQTAVPMRMAGAGKSLPIAVSGPPLTAAELQRRFRAVLYYRGAGAEVEAAARERAAWVKESLCAALVDHPEMAGRLRRHGDGNDDDDGRLWEVKLRDTGVRLVQASVEATMAEFLEARGVDRERKEAALAQWTDVDVHEPDICAPLFIQLTRFLDGGYAIGVSCSLLLADPLSLIGFLKSWARKNTEMQAQSKHVAHPVIQYTHYIQSPGTAKRVKSGTSTLGIATATAADDSTTTVLFGAPDTTSDHRALAAACVGMASKRLGGAKEPPRFTVMARDSSKGLHVQTCGDREACLGHGHGLAARVAQWSEAGLEDLALEGSKPVHVSYSISPSADEGLVVVMPAGGAELLISVTVPN